The following proteins come from a genomic window of Schistocerca gregaria isolate iqSchGreg1 chromosome X, iqSchGreg1.2, whole genome shotgun sequence:
- the LOC126298897 gene encoding uncharacterized protein LOC126298897 isoform X2, with protein sequence MKGVLGILLLLLMLTARSTPSDDPHRKTTGTSFTATLSITSEKTDASICSTATTTKSADLSSAPLTTADASAAAAGEHSFRLPYRHEESPDYYDDENYEDGTAPALEGATDYEPPDYYDDKTHEVASGDGMHQTSDIASVLGATDYEPPDYDEESYEAAYADRMHPSSGTAPVLEGATDYEPPDYYDYESPESVSEGGLLPESDSASVAGGACSTERQGRNYNASRGKAMTRWTEELDIDDSVAAAEISRPINWISWLPSWCRNWPLYGPLGVPRDVQLQAYSQALEEHTIGIGNYWTQSSEPADDGEQARAEKPQTHYISLAVRQSEMLQEFYQWIFQQLSSPEASGDCTPESLHRFLDALEDQAHLVESICNWSPTMRLTCNASNSSIFGNFFWVMDTHSIWMQIFNNWAIRQFDIGAVSHGQQRWLPTDGIPSFNMPNFSIRSQTAGDTTLGLEAVSANVCGVEEVRREREPELIHNEDLNAMSEATAEHNSYPIQRQLESRNQERKFPTCLLQSLSVRGQERQWPGLEKFRDQETGVPLEEASNEFEAAIAPLQNRVHPNLADGQDENPDEDFYDHSQLAVQLKERMTESVALDEEEHLEMGPDPKNLLGCSEIAVLQVLGSNFDPYFMLYVKCNERDETCEPPEKCLPMNTVVSVTMPRWATLPEFPHSFVDARQLPSGRISTRLSVPTSCVCRAPSAQR encoded by the exons ATGAAGGGGGTCTTAGGCATCCTTCTTCTTTTATTG ATGCTAACAGCTCGCTCCACGCCGTCTGATGACCCGCACCGGAAAACAACGGGAACTTCTTTCACGGCCACGCTATCCATCACTTCAGAAAAAACGGACGCCTCGATCTGCAGTACTGCGACCACCACCAAATCCGCGGATTTGTCGTCTGCTCCTCTTACTACCGCAGACGCATCAGCTGCCGCTGCTGGAGAACATTCATTCAG GTTACCATACAGACACGAAGAATCGCCGGACTACTACGATGACGAAAATTACGAAGATGGGACAGCACCAGCCCTGGAAGGTGCTACAGACTATGAACCACCGGACTACTATGATGACAAAACTCATGAAGTAGCCTCTGGTGATGGAATGCATCAAACATCAGACATAGCATCAGTCCTGG GTGCTACAGACTATGAACCACCAGACTATGATGAAGAAAGTTACGAGGCAGCATATGCAGATAGGATGCATCCATCATCAGGTACAGCACCAGTCCTGGAAGGTGCTACAGACTATGAACCACCAGACTACTATGATTATGAAAGTCCCGAGTCAGTCTCTGAAGGTGGGCTGCTTCCAGAATCGGACAGCGCGTCAGTCGCGGGAGGTGCGTGTTCAACAGAAAGACAAGGGAGAAATTACAATGCTTCGAGAGGAAAAGCTATGACGAGATGGACGGAAGAATTGGATATCGATGATTCCGTCGCTGCTGCTGAAATTTCTCGACCAATAAACTGGATATCGTGGTTACCTTCGTGGTGTAGAAACTGGCCGCTCTATGGCCCATTAGGCGTGCCCCGTGACGTGCAACTCCAGGCATATTCACAAGCGTTGGAAGAACATACCATTGGGATTGGAAACTACTGGACACAGTCCTCGGAACCAGCTGACGATGGCGAACAAGCCCGCGCTGAAAAGCCACAGACACATTACATTTCCCTCGCGGTACGACAGTCGGAGATGCTCCAAGAGTTTTATCAGTGGATTTTTCAGCAGCTGTCATCGCCCGAAGCTTCTGGTGACTGCACCCCCGAGTCACTACATCGTTTTCTAGACGCCTTAGAAGACCAGGCCCATTTGGTGGAATCAATTTGCAACTGGTCACCCACTATGCGCTTGACGTGCAACGCTTCTAACtcttcaattttcggtaatttctTCTGGGTCATGGACACGCACTCTATCTGGATGCAAATCTTCAACAACTGGGCCATTCGTCAGTTTGACATCGGAGCAGTGTCCCATGGACAGCAACGTTGGTTACCGACAGACGGCATTCCCTCATTTAACATGCCAAACTTTTCTATAAGAAGCCAGACAGCAGGGGACACTACATTGGGCTTGGAAGCAGTCAGTGCAAACGTTTGTGGTGTTGAAGAGGTCCGTAGAGAAAGAGAACCTGAACTGATTCATAACGAAGATCTTAACGCCATGTCAGAAGCAACTGCTGAACACAACTCTTACCCCATTCAGCGACAGCTAGAGTCTCGCAATCAGGAAAGAAAATTCCCTACGTGTCTACTGCAGAGCTTGTCAGTGAGAGGCCAAGAAAGACAATGGCCAGGACTGGAAAAGTTCAGGGACCAAGAAACGGGAGTCCCATTAGAGGAAGCTTCGAATGAATTCGAAGCTGCAATTGCCCcactacaaaacagagtgcacccAAATCTTGCTGATGGACAAGATGAAAATCCGGATGAAGA CTTCTATGATCACTCGCAGCTAGCGGTGCAGTTAAAAGAACGAATGACGGAAAGTGTGGCATTGGATGAGGAAGAGCACCTGGAAATGGGTCCTGATCCAAAAAACCTTCTGGGCTGCTCGGAGATAGCTGTGTTGCAG GTGCTTGGCTCAAACTTCGACCCTTACTTCATGTTGTACGTAAAGTGCAACGAGCGAGACGAGACGTGCGAGCCGCCGGAGAAGTGCCTGCCCATGAACACCGTGGTGTCGGTGACTATGCCGCGCTGGGCCACCCTCCCAGAATTCCCGCACAGCTTCGTCGACGCGCGCCAGTTGCCCAGTGGCCGCATCTCCACTAGGCTCTCGGTGCCTACATCCTGCGTATGCAGAGCGCCCAGTGCTCAACGTTAG
- the LOC126298897 gene encoding uncharacterized protein LOC126298897 isoform X1: MKGVLGILLLLLMLTARSTPSDDPHRKTTGTSFTATLSITSEKTDASICSTATTTKSADLSSAPLTTADASAAAAGEHSFRLPYRHEESPDYYDDENYEDGTAPALEGATDYEPPDYYDDKTHEVASGDGMHQTSDIASVLGATDYESPEYYDEESYEAASADRTHPSGIVPVLEGATDYEPPEYYDEESYEAASADRTHPSGIVPVLEGATDYEPPDYYDEESYEAAYADRTHPSSGTAPVLEGATDYEPPDYDEESYEAAYADRMHPSSGTAPVLEGATDYEPPDYYDYESPESVSEGGLLPESDSASVAGGACSTERQGRNYNASRGKAMTRWTEELDIDDSVAAAEISRPINWISWLPSWCRNWPLYGPLGVPRDVQLQAYSQALEEHTIGIGNYWTQSSEPADDGEQARAEKPQTHYISLAVRQSEMLQEFYQWIFQQLSSPEASGDCTPESLHRFLDALEDQAHLVESICNWSPTMRLTCNASNSSIFGNFFWVMDTHSIWMQIFNNWAIRQFDIGAVSHGQQRWLPTDGIPSFNMPNFSIRSQTAGDTTLGLEAVSANVCGVEEVRREREPELIHNEDLNAMSEATAEHNSYPIQRQLESRNQERKFPTCLLQSLSVRGQERQWPGLEKFRDQETGVPLEEASNEFEAAIAPLQNRVHPNLADGQDENPDEDFYDHSQLAVQLKERMTESVALDEEEHLEMGPDPKNLLGCSEIAVLQVLGSNFDPYFMLYVKCNERDETCEPPEKCLPMNTVVSVTMPRWATLPEFPHSFVDARQLPSGRISTRLSVPTSCVCRAPSAQR; this comes from the exons ATGAAGGGGGTCTTAGGCATCCTTCTTCTTTTATTG ATGCTAACAGCTCGCTCCACGCCGTCTGATGACCCGCACCGGAAAACAACGGGAACTTCTTTCACGGCCACGCTATCCATCACTTCAGAAAAAACGGACGCCTCGATCTGCAGTACTGCGACCACCACCAAATCCGCGGATTTGTCGTCTGCTCCTCTTACTACCGCAGACGCATCAGCTGCCGCTGCTGGAGAACATTCATTCAG GTTACCATACAGACACGAAGAATCGCCGGACTACTACGATGACGAAAATTACGAAGATGGGACAGCACCAGCCCTGGAAGGTGCTACAGACTATGAACCACCGGACTACTATGATGACAAAACTCATGAAGTAGCCTCTGGTGATGGAATGCATCAAACATCAGACATAGCATCAGTCCTGGGTGCTACAGactatgaatcaccagagtactaTGATGAAGAAAGTTACGAGGCAGCATCTGCAGATAGGACGCATCCATCAGGTATAGTGCCAGTCCTGGAAGGTGCTACAGACTATGAACCACCAGAGTACTATGATGAAGAAAGTTACGAGGCAGCATCTGCAGATAGGACGCATCCATCAGGTATAGTGCCAGTCCTGGAAGGTGCTACAGACTACGAACCACCAGACTACTATGATGAAGAAAGTTATGAGGCAGCATATGCAGATAGGACGCATCCATCATCAGGTACAGCACCAGTCCTGGAAGGTGCTACAGACTATGAACCACCAGACTATGATGAAGAAAGTTACGAGGCAGCATATGCAGATAGGATGCATCCATCATCAGGTACAGCACCAGTCCTGGAAGGTGCTACAGACTATGAACCACCAGACTACTATGATTATGAAAGTCCCGAGTCAGTCTCTGAAGGTGGGCTGCTTCCAGAATCGGACAGCGCGTCAGTCGCGGGAGGTGCGTGTTCAACAGAAAGACAAGGGAGAAATTACAATGCTTCGAGAGGAAAAGCTATGACGAGATGGACGGAAGAATTGGATATCGATGATTCCGTCGCTGCTGCTGAAATTTCTCGACCAATAAACTGGATATCGTGGTTACCTTCGTGGTGTAGAAACTGGCCGCTCTATGGCCCATTAGGCGTGCCCCGTGACGTGCAACTCCAGGCATATTCACAAGCGTTGGAAGAACATACCATTGGGATTGGAAACTACTGGACACAGTCCTCGGAACCAGCTGACGATGGCGAACAAGCCCGCGCTGAAAAGCCACAGACACATTACATTTCCCTCGCGGTACGACAGTCGGAGATGCTCCAAGAGTTTTATCAGTGGATTTTTCAGCAGCTGTCATCGCCCGAAGCTTCTGGTGACTGCACCCCCGAGTCACTACATCGTTTTCTAGACGCCTTAGAAGACCAGGCCCATTTGGTGGAATCAATTTGCAACTGGTCACCCACTATGCGCTTGACGTGCAACGCTTCTAACtcttcaattttcggtaatttctTCTGGGTCATGGACACGCACTCTATCTGGATGCAAATCTTCAACAACTGGGCCATTCGTCAGTTTGACATCGGAGCAGTGTCCCATGGACAGCAACGTTGGTTACCGACAGACGGCATTCCCTCATTTAACATGCCAAACTTTTCTATAAGAAGCCAGACAGCAGGGGACACTACATTGGGCTTGGAAGCAGTCAGTGCAAACGTTTGTGGTGTTGAAGAGGTCCGTAGAGAAAGAGAACCTGAACTGATTCATAACGAAGATCTTAACGCCATGTCAGAAGCAACTGCTGAACACAACTCTTACCCCATTCAGCGACAGCTAGAGTCTCGCAATCAGGAAAGAAAATTCCCTACGTGTCTACTGCAGAGCTTGTCAGTGAGAGGCCAAGAAAGACAATGGCCAGGACTGGAAAAGTTCAGGGACCAAGAAACGGGAGTCCCATTAGAGGAAGCTTCGAATGAATTCGAAGCTGCAATTGCCCcactacaaaacagagtgcacccAAATCTTGCTGATGGACAAGATGAAAATCCGGATGAAGA CTTCTATGATCACTCGCAGCTAGCGGTGCAGTTAAAAGAACGAATGACGGAAAGTGTGGCATTGGATGAGGAAGAGCACCTGGAAATGGGTCCTGATCCAAAAAACCTTCTGGGCTGCTCGGAGATAGCTGTGTTGCAG GTGCTTGGCTCAAACTTCGACCCTTACTTCATGTTGTACGTAAAGTGCAACGAGCGAGACGAGACGTGCGAGCCGCCGGAGAAGTGCCTGCCCATGAACACCGTGGTGTCGGTGACTATGCCGCGCTGGGCCACCCTCCCAGAATTCCCGCACAGCTTCGTCGACGCGCGCCAGTTGCCCAGTGGCCGCATCTCCACTAGGCTCTCGGTGCCTACATCCTGCGTATGCAGAGCGCCCAGTGCTCAACGTTAG